The Procambarus clarkii isolate CNS0578487 chromosome 76, FALCON_Pclarkii_2.0, whole genome shotgun sequence genome includes a window with the following:
- the LOC138357121 gene encoding zinc finger protein 271-like, whose amino-acid sequence MANNTHTRIHKGEKPYHCSACQKNFTRKSFLRKHMRIHTGEKPYHCSECQKDFKQKSFLRKHMRIHTGEKPYHCSECQKDFSQKSSLITHMRIHTGEKPYHCSECQKDFSLKSSLITHMRIHTGEKRYHCSECQKDFSQKSSLITHMRIHTGEKPYHCSECQKDFSQKSSLITHMRIHTGEKPYHCSECQKDFSLKPSLITHMRIHTGENAYHCSVCQKDFSQKSNLIKHMRIHTGEKPYHCSECQKDFSQKSYLITHMRIHTGDKPYHCSECQKDFSQKSFLITHMRIHTGEKPYHCSECQKDFSQKSNLIKHMRIHTGEKPHHCSVCQKDFSHKLSLITHMRIHTGRNPYHCSVCQKNFTRKSSLITHMRIHTGEKPYHCSECQKDFSLKSTLITHMRIHTGEKPYHCSVCQKDFSHKLSLITHMRIHTGKNAYHCSVCQKDFSQKSYLITHMRIHTGEKLYHCSECQKDFSQKSSLIKHMRIHTGEKPYHCSECQKDFKQKSSLIRHMRIHTGEKPYHCSECQKDFKQKSSLIRHMRIHTGEKPYHCSECQKDFKQKSNLIKHIRIHTA is encoded by the coding sequence atggctaataacacacacacaaggattcataaaggagagaaaccatatcactgttcagcgtGTCAAAAAAACTTTACACGGAAATCATTTCTAAgaaaacacatgaggattcatacaggagagaagccatatcactgttcagaatgtcaaaaagactttaaacaaaaatcatttctaagaaaacacatgaggattcatacaggagagaaaccatatcactgttcagaatgtcaaaaagacttttcacaaaaatcatctctaataacacacatgaggattcatacaggagagaaaccatatcactgttcagaatgtcaaaaagacttttcacttaaatcatctctaataacacacatgaggattcatacaggagagaaaagatatcactgttcagaatgtcaaaaagacttttcacaaaaatcatctctaataacacacatgaggattcatacaggagagaaaccatatcactgttcagaatgtcaaaaagacttttcacaaaaatcatctctaataacacacatgaggattcatacaggagagaaaccatatcactgttcagaatgtcaaaaagacttttcacttaaaccatctctaataacacacatgaggattcatacaggagagaatgcatatcactgttcagtatgtcaaaaagacttttcacaaaaatcaaatctaataaaacacatgaggattcatacaggagagaaaccatatcactgttcagaatgtcaaaaagacttttcacaaaaatcatatctaataacacacatgaggattcatacaggagataaaccatatcactgttcagaatgtcaaaaagacttttcacaaaaatcatttctaataacacacatgaggattcatacaggagagaaaccatatcactgttcagagtgtcaaaaagacttttcacaaaaatcaaatctaataaaacacatgaggattcatacaggagagaaaccacatcactgttcagtatgtcaaaaagacttttcacacaaattatctctaataacacacatgaggattcatacaggaaggaacccatatcactgttcagtatgtcaaaaaaACTTTACACGAAAatcatctctaataacacacatgaggattcatacaggagagaagccatatcactgttcagaatgtcaaaaagacttttcacttaaatcaactctaataacacacatgaggattcatacaggagagaaaccatatcactgttcagtatgtcaaaaagacttttcacacaaattatctctaataacacacatgaggattcatacaggaaagaatgcatatcactgttcagtgtgtcaaaaagacttttcacaaaaatcatatctaataacacacatgaggattcatacaggagagaaactatatcactgttcagaatgtcaaaaagacttttcacaaaaatcatctctaataaaacacatgagaattcatacaggagagaaaccatatcactgttcagaatgtcaaaaagactttaaaCAAAAATCGTCTCTAATaagacacatgaggattcatacaggagagaaaccatatcactgttcagaatgtcaaaaagactttaaaCAAAAATCGTCTCTAATaagacacatgaggattcatacaggagagaaaccatatcactgttcagaatgtcaaaaagactttaaaCAAAAATCAAATCTAATAAAGCACATTAGGATTCATACAGCATAA